From the genome of Gracilinanus agilis isolate LMUSP501 chromosome 2, AgileGrace, whole genome shotgun sequence, one region includes:
- the LOC123236466 gene encoding olfactory receptor 13A1-like has translation MASNNQTLVTEFILQGFSESPQLQIFLFISFLFLYLVALTGNILIVMAISLDSGLHTPMYFFLANLAVLDIGCTSTVLPKLLENLVVEKKSISYEGCMTQLYFLTCFLGTELLLFTAMAYDRYVAICHPLHYSTMMSRMVCMLLVSSVWATGSLSSLLHTGLMLRLTFCGPNEIQHFLCEIPSLLLLSCSSTYLNNVMIVIADVYFGVINFVLTMVSYGFIISNILKIHTTEGKKKAFSTCSSHLMVVSMYYTTIIYTYIFPGSGSSMDNGKVVALLYTTVGPTLNPLIYTLRNKDFKTALKKMSLFFY, from the coding sequence ATGGCATCGAACAATCAAACACTGGTGACAGAGTTTATTCTACAAGGCTTCTCAGAGTCACCTCAACtccaaatattcctttttatctcctttctttttctttatcttgttgCCCTCACAGGAAATATTCTCATTGTGATGGCCATCAGTCTGGACTCAGGTCTCCATACAcccatgtatttttttcttgccaACTTAGCTGTTTTGGATATTGGTTGTACATCCACAGTTCTGCCCAAATTGCTGGAGAACCTTGTTGTGGAGAAGAAATCCATCTCCTATGAAGGCTGCATGACACAGCTGTATTTCCTCACTTGTTTTTTGGGCACTGAGCTTCTGCTCTTCACAGCCATGGCTTATGACAGATATGTGGCCATTTGTCATCCCTTACATTATAGCACTATGATGAGTAGGATGGTTTGTATGTTGTTAGTGAGCAGTGTATGGGCCACAGGCTCCCTTAGCTCGTTGTTACACACTGGTCTAATGTTGAGATTAACCTTTTGTGGTCCTAATGAAATTCAGCATTTTCTATGTGAAATTCCCTCTTTGTTACTTCTCTCCTGTAGCTCCACATACCTGAACAACGTCATGATAGTCATTGCAGATGTGTACTTTGGGGTGATCAATTTTGTACTCACTATGGTGTCCTATGGCTTTATCATTTCCAACATCTTAAAGATCCACACCacggaggggaagaagaaagccTTCTCTACCTGTTCCTCCCACCTCATGGTAGTCAGCATGTATTATACGACaatcatatatacttatatttttccAGGCTCTGGCTCTTCAATGGATAATGGTAAAGTGGTGGCTCTCTTGTACACCACTGTTGGCCCCACCTTAAATCCTCTTATATATACTCTGAggaataaggattttaaaactgCCCTCAAGAAAATGTCTCTattcttttattaa